A single region of the Prochlorococcus marinus str. MIT 0917 genome encodes:
- the yidC gene encoding membrane protein insertase YidC — protein sequence MIGYISDNLLIPILDFFYGLVPSYGLAIVALTIVIRLALFPLSAGSIRSARRMKIAQPVMQKRQAEIKSRYASNPQKQQEELGKLMGEFGSPLAGCLPLLVQMPILFALFATLRGSPFADVPYLVNIKVLPSDQIAAVEPKPFKTAKHSIFITEKNHFPVIASLPGGTKIGSGDSVKINLQTLSGNSYVNELQKYENGSKFSPSWKVTKGEDIVKVSSDGTVNALNTGDATVEAKIPGLAAKSGFLFIKALGNVGFYVDGAIHWDIAILVAGFGLTLVISQVLSGRGMPVNKQQSTANKITPVMITGMFLFFPLPAGVLLYMVIANIFQGLQTFLLSREALPDNLQKILDDQLNQQDKPSISVASEVVGDSDRLPFEPKSNK from the coding sequence GTGATCGGGTACATCTCCGACAATCTACTTATCCCGATCCTAGATTTTTTCTACGGATTAGTTCCAAGTTATGGACTAGCGATTGTCGCATTAACCATAGTTATTCGCTTAGCACTTTTCCCTCTTAGCGCGGGCTCAATTAGAAGTGCAAGAAGAATGAAGATAGCTCAACCTGTAATGCAAAAAAGACAGGCTGAGATCAAAAGCCGCTACGCAAGTAATCCTCAAAAACAACAGGAAGAATTAGGGAAATTAATGGGTGAATTCGGCAGCCCATTAGCTGGGTGTCTTCCTCTTCTTGTCCAAATGCCAATTTTATTTGCGCTATTTGCAACTTTGCGAGGTTCACCTTTTGCTGATGTACCTTATCTTGTCAATATTAAAGTTCTGCCATCAGACCAAATAGCAGCCGTTGAGCCCAAACCTTTCAAGACAGCCAAACATTCAATATTTATAACTGAAAAAAATCATTTCCCTGTTATCGCATCTCTTCCAGGCGGCACAAAAATCGGCTCAGGTGATTCCGTTAAAATTAATTTGCAAACTTTGAGTGGAAATTCATATGTCAACGAATTACAGAAATATGAAAATGGATCTAAGTTTTCACCTTCTTGGAAAGTAACTAAAGGAGAAGACATTGTAAAAGTATCCTCTGATGGAACTGTAAATGCTCTTAATACTGGTGATGCGACTGTAGAAGCGAAGATCCCTGGTTTAGCTGCTAAAAGCGGCTTCTTGTTTATAAAAGCATTAGGGAATGTTGGTTTTTATGTAGACGGAGCAATTCATTGGGATATTGCCATTCTGGTGGCAGGTTTCGGCTTAACACTTGTCATTTCTCAGGTGCTCTCTGGAAGAGGAATGCCAGTAAACAAACAACAATCAACTGCAAATAAAATCACGCCGGTAATGATTACTGGAATGTTTTTATTCTTTCCTTTGCCTGCTGGTGTATTGCTTTATATGGTCATTGCAAATATTTTTCAAGGATTACAAACATTTCTGCTTAGTAGAGAAGCATTACCAGACAATTTACAAAAAATACTAGACGATCAACTTAATCAGCAAGATAAACCCTCTATTTCAGTTGCCTCAGAAGTAGTAGGTGATTCAGATAGATTACCCTTTGAACCAAAAAGTAATAAATAA
- a CDS encoding AAA family ATPase → MSNWDEQLDLLIRARTPIIWIRTNEEERVETLLKNATKRLAPRRLAIWNYIDGISNVLNSNNVGSRQPMAILEWLKKLDESSPTILLLKDFHHFCEDPSILRMLKNLTINLRSKPHSIIISSGLWSPSNDLEEDLTILDLPLPNNNEIKALLSNIAEASNSQLDEKVLKELTNACGGLSESRIRKVAARALAQRGKIGKEDLIEVLEEKRQSIARSEVLEYCKTNKSPNDVGGLQILKDWLKQRKQAFSEEAKDFGLPLPKGVLLVGPQGTGKTLIAKAIANSWSMPLLRLDVGRLFAGLVGASEARTRETIQRAEAMAPCILWIDEIDKAFGGDGRSDGGTSQRVLANILTWMSEKTSSVFLVATANGIDKLPAELLRKGRFDEIFMLELPSRNERHSILELHLQKRRPNLKIDLNAALDRTEGFSGAELEQSVIEAMYFAFAEKRELLEGDLILATSQLVPLSRTAKEQLESLRQWASSGRARASSPKLF, encoded by the coding sequence ATGTCTAATTGGGACGAACAACTTGATCTACTAATTCGAGCGAGAACTCCTATTATTTGGATAAGAACTAATGAAGAAGAAAGGGTTGAAACCCTTTTAAAAAACGCTACTAAAAGGCTTGCTCCAAGAAGACTTGCGATATGGAATTACATAGATGGAATTAGTAATGTTCTTAATTCCAATAATGTTGGCTCTAGGCAGCCAATGGCAATTCTTGAATGGCTTAAAAAACTGGATGAAAGTTCCCCAACTATTCTTCTTTTAAAAGATTTTCATCATTTCTGTGAAGATCCAAGCATTCTAAGGATGCTAAAAAATTTAACTATTAATCTTCGCTCAAAGCCTCATTCAATAATTATCAGTTCTGGCTTATGGAGCCCCTCAAATGATTTAGAAGAGGATCTAACTATTCTTGATCTTCCTCTGCCCAATAATAATGAAATAAAGGCACTCTTATCAAATATAGCTGAAGCTAGTAATTCTCAATTAGACGAAAAAGTTCTAAAGGAACTTACAAATGCATGTGGTGGCCTTAGTGAATCAAGGATCCGTAAAGTAGCCGCTAGAGCTCTTGCGCAAAGAGGTAAAATTGGTAAAGAAGATTTAATAGAAGTACTGGAAGAGAAACGCCAATCTATTGCTCGTAGCGAAGTACTGGAATATTGCAAAACAAATAAGTCACCAAACGATGTTGGTGGTTTACAAATATTGAAAGATTGGTTGAAGCAAAGGAAACAAGCCTTCTCCGAAGAGGCAAAAGATTTTGGATTGCCTTTACCCAAAGGGGTTTTATTAGTTGGCCCTCAAGGAACGGGAAAAACTCTCATAGCAAAAGCAATTGCAAATAGCTGGTCTATGCCATTGTTAAGACTTGATGTAGGGAGATTATTTGCTGGCTTAGTAGGAGCAAGTGAAGCACGCACAAGAGAAACTATTCAGAGAGCTGAAGCTATGGCCCCTTGCATTTTATGGATTGACGAAATTGACAAAGCTTTTGGAGGAGATGGTAGAAGTGACGGAGGAACAAGTCAAAGAGTGCTTGCAAATATTCTCACGTGGATGTCAGAAAAAACTTCATCAGTTTTTCTTGTAGCCACTGCGAATGGAATAGATAAGCTTCCTGCGGAGCTACTGAGGAAAGGAAGATTTGATGAAATTTTCATGTTGGAGTTACCCTCTAGAAATGAAAGACATAGCATTCTTGAACTTCATCTTCAAAAAAGAAGACCTAATTTAAAAATTGATTTAAATGCTGCTTTAGATAGAACAGAGGGATTCTCTGGGGCAGAATTAGAACAATCAGTCATAGAGGCTATGTACTTTGCATTTGCAGAAAAAAGAGAACTTCTTGA
- a CDS encoding PH domain-containing protein has protein sequence MTISPNEDIFYEGGPARGDLIINLMAGITLIGLPFTFGALVRALWVRYKITTRRISVTGGWLGRDKTQVVYSQIADIRSIPRGLGSYGDMVLVLKDGARLEMRSLPNFRETESFILEKIEKSASNMPDKDVQGFSN, from the coding sequence ATGACAATTAGCCCCAATGAAGACATTTTTTACGAAGGCGGTCCTGCCCGCGGTGACCTAATAATAAATTTGATGGCTGGGATAACACTTATAGGTTTACCTTTTACTTTCGGGGCCTTGGTTAGAGCCTTGTGGGTTAGATACAAAATAACGACTCGTAGAATATCCGTTACTGGTGGCTGGCTAGGGAGGGATAAGACCCAAGTTGTGTATAGTCAAATTGCTGATATCAGGTCTATACCAAGAGGTCTGGGATCTTATGGAGATATGGTGCTAGTCCTTAAAGATGGTGCCCGACTCGAAATGAGATCGCTTCCAAACTTTCGAGAAACAGAATCTTTCATTCTTGAAAAAATAGAAAAATCAGCTTCCAATATGCCCGATAAAGATGTTCAGGGTTTTTCAAACTAA